From the genome of Deferribacteraceae bacterium V6Fe1:
GGTTAAATCAATAAATGCATTAGTTGGGTTTTTCAGTGATGCGATTTTGTGTATCAACGTAAGGGATAAAAGGGGTAAGTTTATGAACAGTTACAGACATTTCAGCAATAAAGACTGCGAGTATTATCCTTGTCATGGAATAGAAAACCAAAACTGTTTATTTTGTTTTTGTCCTCTATATTTTATAGATAGTTGTGGAGGAGATTATAAAATGATTAATAAGATAAAAGACTGCTCAAAATGTATAAAAAATCATGATGAAAACAGCTATGATTTTATTTTAAAAAGACTAAAGCTTGTTTTTGAAGAAAAAAAGAAAGACAAATAGCTTTTATAGCAAGTTGTTAGTTTATTATTTTATAAATTTGGTGGCTTGAGAGGTGGTTTTTAAGTGGGTCAATAGAGGCGTCTGAAATAGCTATACTATATTTCATTGTATCCTTTTGGTATTTTAAATATTTTGATAAACTCTAAAAATTTACTTGAAAACAGACCATTATTGTGTTAATCGTTTAAAAAAATTTAGTGTAATTAAACATGATTTTTAAAATATGTTTGCTTAGGGTTATACCCAGGTAAATATTAGAAAAAATAAGGGGTAATTTATGAGCAGGACAGGCGCAGAGGCATTGGTAGAATGCTTGAAAAAGCAAAATGTTGACATAGTATTTGGTTATCCCGGCGGTGTGCTACTTGGTATTTATGATACTCTATTTGATGCTGATATTCTTCATGTGCTTCCTCGTCATGAGCAAGGTGGTGTTCATGCTGCTGATGGGTATGCCAGGGCAACAGGAAAGGTTGGTGTCTGTTTTGGAACAAGTGGACCCGGTGCTACAAACCTTGTGACAGGCATTGCAAATGCATATATGGATTCTGTTCCTTTGGTGGCATTTACCGGTCAAGTGCCTACAGCTTTAATCGGTGGAGATGCATTTCAAGAAGCGGACATTATAGGGATTACAAGACCTATTGTTAAACACAGCTATCTTGTACAAAATGTAGATGATTTGCCAAGGGTTATAAATGAAGCATTTTATATCGCTAGTACAGGAAGGCCAGGGCCAGTTGTAATAGATTTGCCAAAAGATGTGGTTGCAGGAAAAACTAAGACAAAGTGTAGTGGCAAAATAGATTTGCCGGGTTACAACCCGACCTATGAAGGTCACCCTTTGCAGATAAAAAAGCTTTTGAAAGAGCTATCAGAGGCAAAAAAACCGGTTATATATGCTGGTGGTGGTGTAATTATAAGTGGAGCTACCGAAGAGCTTGTCAAGCTATCCGAGAAGATTGGACTACCGGTTGTGAATTCTTTTTTAGGTCTGGGAGGTTTCCCAAGTGCTCATGAGAACTATGTTGGTTGGTTAGGGATGCACGGTAATTTTGCTTCAAATATGGCAATGACTGAAACCGATTTTATACTTGCTATCGGTACAAGATTTTCCGACAGGTCAACAGGCAGACTCGACGGTTTTGCGCCTAAT
Proteins encoded in this window:
- the ilvB gene encoding biosynthetic-type acetolactate synthase large subunit gives rise to the protein MSRTGAEALVECLKKQNVDIVFGYPGGVLLGIYDTLFDADILHVLPRHEQGGVHAADGYARATGKVGVCFGTSGPGATNLVTGIANAYMDSVPLVAFTGQVPTALIGGDAFQEADIIGITRPIVKHSYLVQNVDDLPRVINEAFYIASTGRPGPVVIDLPKDVVAGKTKTKCSGKIDLPGYNPTYEGHPLQIKKLLKELSEAKKPVIYAGGGVIISGATEELVKLSEKIGLPVVNSFLGLGGFPSAHENYVGWLGMHGNFASNMAMTETDFILAIGTRFSDRSTGRLDGFAPNAKIAHIDIDPASISKIVDIDIPVVGDCKKVLKQMEEYLDKFNWEKNAESRKGWLKKIRAWNSERPFSYKKSDKVIKPQFVVEEICRLTDGEAIIATEVGQNQMWAGQFYKFKHPRQFISSGGLGTMGFGFPAAIGAKLGRPDKHVFDIAGDGSFLMNMQEICTAVQYRVGVKVAILNNKFLGMIRQWQHLFYNKRYSYSCLECQPDFVKLADAYGCVGLIAEKPSEVADVIAESLKIEDKPVLMDFRVDREENVYPMVPAGAALNEMIYGE
- a CDS encoding metal-binding protein, producing MNSYRHFSNKDCEYYPCHGIENQNCLFCFCPLYFIDSCGGDYKMINKIKDCSKCIKNHDENSYDFILKRLKLVFEEKKKDK